In Deinococcus roseus, one genomic interval encodes:
- a CDS encoding bifunctional 2',3'-cyclic-nucleotide 2'-phosphodiesterase/3'-nucleotidase — MKHLKMLSLLLMTTGVAQAATVDLRILETTDIHVNVLNYDYYQDKSTDEYGLSKTATLINQARAEAPNSMLFDNGDLIQGNPLGDYVARVSPLKEGDVHPVYKAMNLLDYDAGNIGNHEFNYGLDFLKVTLQGANFPYVSANVFDANGNKNYFKPYRIITKVVKDENNKLHLLRVGVIGFVPPQILNWDKANLEGKVTTQDIVATAKRFVPEMKEKGADIIVALAHSGLGDPDPKALDENETAGLSKVPGIDVVLFGHSHLEFPSASFATYPGADVKKGTLNGVAAVMPGFWGNNLGVVDLKLEVNDGEWSVADKQGSIRPIFDKVAKKAIVDNDPAIVQAVADDHQHTLDYVRGKVADLEAPINSYFAVVQDDPSVQLVSQAQMWYAKRALQGTEYDKYPVLSAAAPFKAGGRSGASYYTDIPAGTLAIKNISDLYIYPNTIKGVLVTGAQVQEWLERSAGQFKQIDPKGPANQPLVDDSFPTYNFDVIDGVTYEIDVTQPSRYNSKGEVVNADAHRIKNLMFEGKPIDPAQKFVVVTNNYRAGGGGSFPGLDGKNIVLDSPDENREAIIQYMVSQGKINPTADNNWKLAPIPGQSVLFLSSPNAEKFLPANAKKIGTNADGFAQYQLSW, encoded by the coding sequence ATGAAACACCTCAAAATGCTCAGCCTGCTGCTGATGACGACCGGCGTTGCCCAGGCCGCCACCGTGGACCTCCGCATCCTGGAGACCACCGACATTCACGTGAATGTCCTGAACTACGACTACTATCAGGACAAGAGCACCGACGAGTATGGTCTTTCCAAAACCGCCACCCTGATCAACCAGGCCAGAGCGGAAGCCCCCAACAGCATGCTGTTTGACAACGGTGACCTGATTCAGGGCAACCCCCTGGGCGACTATGTGGCCCGGGTCAGCCCACTCAAAGAAGGGGACGTTCACCCCGTCTACAAGGCCATGAACCTGCTGGATTACGATGCTGGCAACATCGGCAACCACGAGTTCAACTACGGTCTGGATTTCCTCAAAGTGACCCTGCAGGGGGCCAACTTCCCTTACGTCAGTGCCAACGTGTTTGATGCCAACGGCAACAAAAATTACTTCAAACCCTACCGCATCATCACCAAAGTGGTGAAAGACGAGAACAACAAGCTGCACCTCCTGCGGGTGGGTGTGATTGGTTTTGTGCCCCCACAAATCCTCAACTGGGACAAGGCCAACCTGGAAGGCAAGGTCACCACCCAGGACATCGTGGCAACCGCCAAACGCTTTGTGCCCGAAATGAAAGAAAAAGGCGCAGACATCATCGTGGCCCTGGCCCACTCTGGACTGGGCGACCCCGATCCCAAAGCCCTGGACGAGAATGAAACCGCTGGCCTCTCTAAAGTTCCGGGCATTGATGTGGTGCTGTTCGGGCACTCCCACCTGGAATTCCCCAGTGCCTCTTTTGCCACCTACCCCGGAGCGGATGTCAAAAAAGGCACCCTGAACGGTGTGGCCGCAGTGATGCCCGGATTCTGGGGCAACAACCTGGGTGTGGTGGACCTGAAGCTCGAAGTCAACGACGGAGAATGGAGTGTTGCCGACAAACAGGGCAGCATCCGTCCCATCTTTGACAAGGTGGCCAAGAAAGCCATTGTGGACAACGATCCCGCCATTGTGCAGGCCGTTGCAGACGACCATCAGCACACCCTGGATTACGTGCGCGGCAAGGTGGCAGACCTGGAAGCCCCCATCAACAGCTACTTCGCTGTGGTGCAGGACGATCCCAGCGTGCAACTGGTCTCCCAGGCCCAGATGTGGTACGCCAAACGTGCCCTGCAAGGCACCGAGTACGACAAATACCCTGTGCTGTCTGCTGCTGCACCCTTCAAGGCCGGAGGGCGTTCTGGAGCCAGTTACTACACCGACATTCCTGCTGGCACCCTGGCCATCAAGAACATCTCCGACCTGTACATCTACCCCAACACCATCAAAGGGGTGCTGGTCACCGGGGCACAGGTGCAGGAATGGCTGGAGCGCAGCGCAGGTCAATTCAAGCAGATTGATCCCAAAGGCCCAGCCAACCAGCCTCTGGTGGATGATTCCTTCCCCACCTACAACTTCGATGTGATCGATGGTGTGACCTACGAAATCGATGTCACCCAGCCCAGCCGTTACAACAGCAAGGGCGAAGTGGTGAATGCCGATGCCCACCGCATCAAGAACCTGATGTTCGAAGGCAAACCCATCGATCCTGCCCAGAAGTTTGTGGTGGTGACCAACAACTACCGTGCAGGTGGCGGCGGCAGCTTCCCCGGTCTGGACGGCAAGAACATCGTGCTGGATTCTCCCGATGAGAACCGCGAGGCCATCATCCAATACATGGTGTCTCAGGGCAAGATCAACCCCACTGCAGACAACAACTGGAAACTGGCCCCCATCCCTGGCCAGAGCGTGCTGTTCCTCTCCAGCCCCAACGCTGAGAAATTCCTGCCTGCCAATGCCAAAAAGATTGGCACCAATGCAGACGGTTTTGCCCAGTACCAGCTCAGCTGGTAA
- a CDS encoding FKBP-type peptidyl-prolyl cis-trans isomerase — protein sequence MSKDLSIAANKVVELDYVLTIDGDVIDKTEPGEPLLYLHGAGNLIPGLEKELEGKVVGDALSVTIDPADAYGEWDEQAIEVFSAENFEGGVEVGATYYAENPDGTMMPFTVVEVRDDQIVADFNHPLAGQTLHFEVKVVNIREATEEELDHGHPHGADGTEVHDED from the coding sequence ATGAGCAAAGACCTCAGCATTGCAGCCAATAAAGTTGTTGAACTGGATTACGTTCTGACCATTGACGGTGACGTGATTGACAAAACCGAACCCGGAGAACCCCTGCTTTACCTGCACGGCGCAGGCAACCTGATCCCCGGTCTGGAAAAAGAACTCGAAGGCAAAGTTGTGGGGGATGCCCTCAGCGTGACCATCGACCCTGCTGACGCTTACGGCGAATGGGACGAGCAGGCCATCGAAGTCTTCAGCGCTGAAAACTTTGAAGGCGGCGTGGAAGTGGGCGCCACCTACTACGCCGAAAACCCCGATGGAACCATGATGCCCTTCACCGTGGTGGAAGTGCGGGACGACCAGATTGTTGCAGACTTCAACCACCCCCTGGCCGGTCAGACCCTGCACTTTGAAGTGAAAGTGGTCAACATCCGCGAAGCCACCGAAGAAGAACTGGACCACGGCCACCCCCACGGCGCAGACGGCACCGAAGTTCACGACGAAGACTGA
- a CDS encoding FUN14 domain-containing protein, with the protein MDLDFLTPYIGQLSFGGVLGFAAGYFVKKVGKIALFVVGGLFIVLQILAAYGFIQIDWLSIQQKADPLFDEKNVKTATDSFMKLITANLPFTGAFVAGFAIGFKVG; encoded by the coding sequence ATGGATCTGGATTTCCTCACGCCTTACATCGGGCAGCTCTCTTTCGGTGGTGTGCTGGGTTTTGCTGCAGGTTATTTTGTCAAAAAAGTCGGGAAAATTGCACTGTTTGTGGTGGGTGGTCTGTTCATTGTGCTGCAGATCCTCGCAGCATATGGTTTCATCCAGATTGACTGGCTGAGCATCCAGCAGAAAGCCGACCCCCTCTTCGACGAGAAAAACGTCAAGACCGCCACCGACAGTTTCATGAAATTGATCACTGCCAATTTGCCTTTCACGGGAGCATTTGTGGCTGGCTTTGCCATTGGGTTCAAAGTGGGCTGA
- a CDS encoding PadR family transcriptional regulator gives MLSAQFHILFALLDGEKHGYAIMKAVQDDTRGRLKLGPATLYTNLKKMLAQGLIAETEKEEQDERRRHYRLSDQGRTQVEEQLKQMEATLLLAQQKRTMKS, from the coding sequence ATGTTGAGCGCACAGTTTCACATCCTGTTTGCCCTGCTTGATGGGGAAAAACATGGTTATGCCATCATGAAGGCCGTTCAGGACGATACCCGTGGACGTTTGAAATTGGGGCCAGCCACCCTTTACACCAACCTGAAAAAAATGCTTGCTCAGGGCCTGATTGCCGAAACCGAAAAAGAAGAACAGGACGAACGCCGCCGCCATTATCGGCTCAGCGATCAGGGCCGCACCCAGGTGGAAGAACAACTCAAGCAAATGGAAGCCACCCTCCTGCTGGCCCAACAGAAAAGGACCATGAAATCGTGA
- a CDS encoding DUF4386 domain-containing protein, giving the protein MTAIPVQQKQPEEKRQAQSRRWVGMEFLVGAIALNVPYMLLIQRFNYPDILREPAAQILTQYHALGSSGILIWLAFAWFSFPLLLAMVGLHGILKNTRHPLLYHATTFGILAAVLQMVGLLRWVFVNPVLADLYLNASSTEGTRAAVTVVFQAIHQYGGVLLGEHLGQVFTVLWMWTISLIALQTRLFPRWFGVLGFGAGAIYLLGQLELLHTVMPSLPFWEPAGLVGSLLWLVWVVLLGVFLIQLSKK; this is encoded by the coding sequence ATGACTGCCATACCTGTTCAACAGAAACAACCAGAAGAGAAACGGCAAGCCCAGAGCCGCAGGTGGGTGGGAATGGAGTTTCTGGTGGGTGCCATTGCCCTCAATGTGCCCTACATGCTGCTGATCCAGCGCTTCAATTACCCGGACATCCTGCGTGAACCTGCTGCCCAGATCCTGACCCAGTACCACGCGCTGGGGAGCAGTGGCATCCTGATCTGGCTGGCCTTTGCCTGGTTCAGCTTTCCTTTGTTGCTGGCCATGGTTGGGCTGCATGGCATCCTCAAAAACACCCGCCACCCCCTGCTGTACCATGCCACCACTTTTGGCATTCTGGCTGCAGTGCTGCAAATGGTGGGCCTCTTGCGCTGGGTCTTTGTGAACCCTGTTCTGGCAGACCTGTACCTGAACGCCTCCAGCACCGAGGGCACCCGCGCCGCTGTCACCGTGGTTTTTCAGGCCATCCACCAGTACGGAGGGGTGCTGCTGGGTGAACACCTGGGTCAGGTTTTCACGGTGCTGTGGATGTGGACCATCAGCCTGATTGCCCTGCAAACCCGCCTGTTTCCCCGCTGGTTTGGCGTTCTGGGGTTTGGAGCAGGAGCCATTTACCTGCTGGGCCAGCTGGAACTGCTGCACACTGTGATGCCGTCTTTGCCCTTCTGGGAGCCTGCAGGACTGGTGGGAAGCCTGCTGTGGCTGGTGTGGGTGGTGCTGCTGGGCGTTTTTCTGATCCAGCTCAGCAAAAAATAA
- a CDS encoding RNA polymerase sigma factor: MNHVSQVSEYNPSHPAELQLLKKGDERAWHQLIEQYQDRMLTYLFRLEGNYEDALDLTQEVFFRAWKGIHTFKDGEPFLPWLYQIARNTQIEKHRRKAHPQFSMEEAAEEVGFEVTSHLLSPVVQAEHAQNAERVQEALLTLPEDYREAVVLRFVEEMSYEEIATIQGVAVGTAKSRVFRAKEMLAQALKGKVD; encoded by the coding sequence ATGAATCATGTGTCGCAAGTGTCCGAGTACAACCCGAGCCATCCTGCAGAATTGCAACTCCTCAAGAAAGGAGATGAGCGTGCCTGGCATCAACTGATTGAGCAGTACCAGGACCGAATGCTGACCTACCTGTTTCGGCTGGAAGGCAACTATGAGGATGCGCTCGACCTGACCCAGGAGGTGTTTTTCCGGGCATGGAAAGGCATTCACACCTTCAAAGATGGAGAGCCGTTTCTGCCCTGGCTTTACCAGATTGCCCGCAACACCCAGATCGAGAAGCACCGCCGCAAAGCCCACCCGCAATTCTCCATGGAAGAAGCCGCCGAGGAAGTGGGTTTTGAGGTCACCTCCCACCTGCTGAGCCCGGTGGTGCAGGCCGAACACGCCCAGAACGCCGAACGGGTGCAGGAGGCTTTGCTGACCTTGCCAGAAGACTACCGGGAAGCTGTGGTTTTGCGATTTGTGGAAGAAATGAGTTATGAAGAAATTGCTACCATTCAGGGCGTTGCTGTAGGCACAGCCAAGAGTCGGGTGTTTCGGGCCAAAGAAATGCTGGCCCAGGCCCTCAAAGGAAAGGTGGATTGA
- the lpdA gene encoding dihydrolipoyl dehydrogenase: MDYDVLVIGAGPGGYHAAIRAAQLGLKTAVAEMGAVGGVCLNVGCIPTKALLHAGEQMAESKHAKEFGLTFNETKLDVAKLNGWKEGIVKRLTGGVSSLLKGNKITVVTGEARFLDAHTVQVGDQKITAQNIIVATGSEPASLPTFPIDQQDIVDSTGALVVPDPIPGRVLCIGGGVIGFEFAHVYNNLGSKVKVIEFAPQVIPGADADAVKEFVKAIKKQGIEIEVRTKANKFEKKADGLHVEIESVETGAKRTEVFDRVLVAVGRRPRSKGMNLEGVGVKISDRGFIEINDKLQTSVPHIYAIGDVAGNPMLAHKAMKEGLVAAEVIAGKKSAMDVVAIPGVVYTSPEFAWVGLTEQEAKDKGYKVKTGVFPFAASGRAMTLQSTDGFVKMVSDADTDLLLGVHIVGPHASDMLGEASLGLEMAATVSDIALTIHAHPTLGEAVLEAAEHVHRQAIHISNR, translated from the coding sequence ATGGATTACGATGTATTGGTGATTGGTGCGGGTCCTGGCGGATACCACGCTGCGATTCGTGCTGCACAACTGGGACTCAAGACTGCCGTTGCAGAGATGGGCGCAGTCGGGGGCGTGTGCCTGAACGTGGGATGCATTCCCACCAAGGCCCTCTTGCACGCGGGCGAACAGATGGCCGAGAGCAAGCACGCCAAGGAGTTCGGACTCACCTTCAATGAAACAAAGTTGGACGTTGCCAAACTCAATGGCTGGAAAGAGGGCATCGTCAAACGCCTGACCGGCGGGGTGAGCAGCCTGCTGAAAGGCAACAAGATCACCGTGGTGACCGGAGAGGCCAGATTCCTGGATGCCCACACCGTGCAGGTCGGAGACCAGAAAATCACCGCCCAGAACATCATTGTTGCCACTGGATCTGAGCCTGCAAGCCTGCCCACTTTCCCCATTGACCAGCAGGACATCGTGGATTCCACGGGTGCTCTGGTGGTTCCCGATCCCATTCCTGGCCGGGTGCTTTGCATTGGTGGGGGTGTGATTGGCTTTGAGTTTGCCCACGTGTACAACAACCTGGGTTCCAAAGTCAAAGTCATCGAGTTTGCTCCCCAGGTGATTCCGGGTGCAGATGCAGATGCCGTCAAGGAATTTGTGAAGGCCATCAAGAAGCAGGGCATCGAAATTGAGGTCCGCACCAAGGCCAACAAGTTCGAGAAAAAAGCTGATGGTCTGCATGTGGAAATTGAAAGTGTGGAAACCGGAGCCAAACGCACCGAGGTCTTTGACCGGGTGCTGGTGGCCGTGGGTCGCCGTCCCCGCTCAAAAGGCATGAACCTGGAAGGGGTGGGCGTGAAGATCAGCGACCGGGGTTTCATTGAAATCAACGACAAACTGCAGACCAGTGTGCCTCACATCTACGCCATTGGCGATGTGGCCGGAAACCCCATGCTGGCCCACAAAGCCATGAAAGAAGGTCTGGTGGCTGCAGAGGTCATTGCTGGGAAGAAGAGCGCCATGGATGTGGTGGCCATTCCCGGTGTGGTGTACACCAGCCCAGAATTCGCCTGGGTGGGCCTGACCGAGCAGGAAGCCAAAGACAAAGGCTACAAGGTCAAGACAGGGGTGTTCCCCTTCGCTGCCAGTGGTCGCGCCATGACCCTGCAAAGCACCGATGGTTTTGTGAAGATGGTTTCTGACGCAGACACCGATTTGCTGCTGGGCGTGCACATCGTGGGTCCCCACGCTTCTGACATGCTGGGTGAAGCTTCACTGGGTCTGGAAATGGCGGCCACTGTTTCTGACATTGCCCTCACCATTCACGCCCACCCCACGCTGGGTGAAGCGGTGCTGGAAGCCGCAGAGCACGTGCACCGTCAGGCCATCCACATCTCCAACCGCTGA